CGACGGTATTGAGCCCGGAGCGATCGGTTCTTACTTGATGTCGAAACACAAGATCTTTACAACACCGATCGTTCACGAAGAATTTATCGGCATTCGCATCACACCGAATGTCTACACGACACTATGGGAACTCGACCGTTTTTGTAACATCGTCGAGGACATAGCGAGAAAAGGATTGCCGAAATAGTCGGAACGCATGCCTTCCGGCGTGCCACTGTAGGTTTATATGAGCATCAAAAAAGTTACACAACACCCAACTCAAAACGAAGGTTTGATATTTGAGCGGTCGCAGACCGGACGCGTCGGCTATCGACTGCCGAAACTCGACGTGCCGGAATCGGCAAATATCTTACCGGCGGAACTTCGCCGTACAGACGATCTCGACGGTGTGCCTGAGGTCAGCGAAGTCGATGTCGTCCGACATTTCACTCGAATTTCGACATGGAATTACTCGATCGATCTCGGCATGTATCCCTTGGGGTCGTGCACGATGAAATATAACTCGCGGCTCAACGAAAAGGTCGCCCGTATCAACGGTTTTGCCGGCCTGCATCCGCTGGCCCCTGAGGAAGAGACGCAAGGTGCCCTTGAGTTGATCTATCGTTTGCAGGAAGATCTCTGCGAGATAACGGGCCTTGCGGGCATATCGCTCCAGCCGGCCGCGGGTGCTCAAGGCGAGATGACAGGCGTGATGTTGATCCGTGCCTTTCTTGACCAACGCTACGGCGAAGGATCAAAGGATCGCCGCGTGATGCTCATCCCGGACTCAGCTCACGGAACAAATCCGGCGTCTGCCGCGTTGTCGGGATTTACCGTAAAGACCATCCGCTCGACCGCCGAGGGATTGACCGATATGGATCACCTTCGAGAGCTCTGCAACGAAGGTGGCGTCGCCGGACTAATGCTTACTAACCCAAATACGGTCGGCATTTTTGAACGGAACATCCGAGAGATCTGCGACACCATCCACGCCGCAGGAGGCCTCGTGTATATGGACGGCGCCAATATGAATGCGCTCGTCGGCATTGCCCGCCCCGGCGACATGGGCGTCGATGTCATCCACCTAAATCTGCACAAGACATTTTCGACACCGCACGGCGGCGGCGGCCCGGGCTGCGGACCGTGCCTGTGTACGGCAGATCTTAAACCATTCCTGCCGACACCACGCATCGAAAAAGACGGCGACCGGTATCATTTGAACTACGATCATCCGAATTCGATCGGCCGCGTCAAGGCCTTTTACGGCAACTTCGGCATGATGGTGCGGGCACTGGCCTATATCTATACCCACGGCTTTGACGGCCTTAAAGAGGCTACCGAGACCGCGGTCCTCAACGCCCGTTATGTTTCGCACAAACTGCGTGATACTTACGACGCTCCGTTCGAGTCAGACTGTATGCACGAGGCGATCTTTTCGCATAAGAACCAGGCGAAAAAGGGCGTCGTGACGCTCGATATAGCCAAACGTCTGATCGACTACGGTTTCCATCCAATGACGGTTTACTTCCCGCTAGTTGTCGAGGGTGCGATGCTCATCGAACCGACCGAGAGCGTCGGCCGTGCCGATCTCGACGCATTTATCGAGGCGATGATCGACATCGACGCCGAAGCCGGCGAAAATCCGCAGCTCGTCATCGACGCACCGCACTCGACAAGGATCGGCCGCCTCGACGAAGCATCCGCCGCCCGCAAGCCTGTGCTGCGGTGGCGCGATAATTTGGATTCGGCAGCAAAGGCAGCTTAAAATTATGAAGATCACCCTTGTTTTAATACTCGCGGTTGCGGCCGGCGTTTCCGCGTGCTCATTTTCGTTTAATAGCGGCGGCAATTCCGCTCCGGCGAACACGAACACGAATACTGCAAAACCGACGATCACGCCTTCGTCTGCGACGCCGACGCCTGAGGTCAAGGCCTCGCCCGTCGTGGTCGCCCCGAAAACCGAAAGCGGGACTAAACGGATCAGCTTTGATGCCGGCGAATCGTCAGCCACTGTTTCGGGCGGTGTGATCCGCGGTGAGCGTTCGGTCTACGTGATTGGTGCCAAAAGCGGACAGTTGATGTCGGTCGAGATAACTTCGCTCGAGGATAATGCCGTGTTCCAGATCAAAACTCCCGGCGGCAAATTCCTTTCATATGCCGGCGACGGGGATGACGCTACTGATTGGAATGGACAATTGCCCGAAAGCGGCGATTACAAGATAATCGTCGGCGGAACCCGCGGCAATGCAAGTTATAAACTGACAGTTTCGATCGACTAACGATCGAAAAACTATCGATACTTATCAAAGCCGTGACGATCGATCACGGCTTTTTTTGGTTTGAGAGTGAAATTGGAAAAGAAAACAGCAGCGGCAAAGTTAAGTTCGGCGGTCAGATATATTTGCCTGGCTATTTGGCTAGGTGCGATGATCGCCGGTGTCGGGTCATATCTTCTTTACCCGCATTGGTTTACAGCGGATAATATTGCTGAATTCCTGAGGCGGTTTGAGGGCGAGATCTGGCTTATTTATCTGGCGATGTCGGCTCTTCGCGGATTTTCGCTTTTGCCGAGCACTCCGCTCGTGATCGCGGGCACGCTGCTTTTCCCCGACCAACCGTTGGCTGTGCTTGCAGTTTCGATCGGCGGAATTCTGCTCTCTTCGACGATGATCTATTACTTTTCAGAATTTCTTGGCTTCCACGAGTATTTTGAGGATCACAATCCGGAACTGACGCACAAATTGAAAGCCAAGCTCGAACACCCGCTCGGCTTTCTGTTCGTGGCATCGTGGGCGTTCTTCCCTTTCGTCCCGACCGATCTTGTCTGTTATCTTGCCGGAACGACCAAAATGAACTACTGGAAGTTCATCACAGCAATATTCGCCGGGGAATTGATCCTCTGTTCATGTTATGTGTTTTTCGGCTCGTCGCTGCTGAAATTTGTGCGATAGTCGATAAAATTATCCTATCCTCAAACCTTAACGTCATTACTTGCATCAAATACGCGGAGGAAAACCTGGTAAAAAATTGCACTGATAGTTTGGAATGCGGCAACCGACGTGAGTTTTTGGTAAAGTCCGCACTCGCAGCCACCGGCATTGTGCTTTCGTTGTCTGGTACCGGATCGGCATTTGGAATACCTTTCGAGGACATTACTGTTCCGATCGATGACAAAAGTCGGCTCAATAAGATCGGCGGCTCTGTTGTCGTTGATTCGACTGCCGGAAAGTTGATCATACTGCGCACGGGCGAAGCCGCGTTTGCCGCATTCTCAGCAAAGTGTACCCACAAGGGCGGAATTGTCGAATTTGACCAGGCGAGTAAACAGTTCGTCTGTCCAAAACACGGGTCCAGATTCAATTCGACGACCGGCTCGGTCACCGAAGGCCCGGCCGAATCGCCGATCGCGTCATTTGCGGCAGCCGGAACATCCGCGTCCGTTACCGTCACCGTCGGTAGTTAGTCACTCAAGAGTAGAATAATATGTCCGCGCCGGTCACAGAAAATTGTGATTGCGCGGATCTTCTTTTTGGGTATATAATCCCGCGCATCGGCACAATTCTGTTTCCCTCTCACGGTTTTCCATTTGGAGGAATATATGACACATACGGCGCGGTCACTCGATATCAACGAGGACAAAATGCATGCATTTTTAGGCAAGGTCGTTGGCGATTTTGGCGCCAGCCTTAGTACGGTTTTAGGATATATCGGCCAGAAACTCGGGCTTTATGAGGCACTTGCTGACTCGGACGGAATGACGCCTGCCGAACTCGCGGAAAAGACAGGCACTACTGAACGCTATGTTCGCGAATGGCTGGTAAATCAGGCCGCCGGCGAATATGTCTACTATGATCCGGCGACCGGCAAGTTTTCGATGCTGCCGGAACAGGCGGTTGCCCTGACAGACGAGGACAGTCCGTTCTATGTCGGTGGCGGCTTTTACGTTATCAAAGCGATGGCGAATGCACAGCCGAGGATCGAGGATGCATTTGTGAACGGGGGAGGAATGTTATGGCGCGAACATGACTCCGACCTCTTTGTCGGTACTGAAAAGTTTTTTCGTCCCGGCTACACCGCTCATCTTGTGAATGAATGGATACCTGCGATGACGGGCATAAAGGAAAAACTCGAGGCCGGAGCCAAGGTCGCCGATGTCGGCTGCGGCCACGGGGCCTCGACCATAATTATGGCAAAGGCATTCCCGAATTCGCAGTTTTACGGCTATGACAATCACGAGGCCTCGATCGCAACAGCTAAGAAGAAAGCGGAGGCCGCCGGGTTGAGCGACCGCGTGCATTTTTCGGTGGCTTCGGCGAGTGATTTTCCGAGTAACGGTTACGATCTCATTTGTTTTTTCGATTGCCTTCACGACATGGGCGACCCGCACGGAGCAGCAAAACATGCATGTGAAACGCTCGCACCGCGCGGCAGCTGCATGATCGTCGAACCAATGGCCGGAAATACCGTCGAGGAAAATTTCAACATCATCGGCCGTACATTTTCCGGAGCATCAACGCTTTGCTGCACGGCTAACTCTCTCGCCCTCGGCGGCCCGGCACTCGGTGCCGTCGCACCTGAAGATGCATTGAAAGAAGTGGTGATGTCAGGCGGCTTTGCAGAGTTTCGCCGGGCGTCAGAAACTCCATTTAATCGTATTTATGAAGCAAGGTTGTGATACTTGTCACTGATTTGTACATTGTTTCACATGAAAATGGACGCAGGTGTTTGAGAACTTTCGCTTTTAGGCCGCGATAGACTGCCGGCATCAGGTTAAAGTTCTCCGACGCCATTGAAGTTGAATCTCATTTGATCGGCCGGCTGCACAATTCATACGAGTTTTCCGGCTGAGCCGAAACGAGGTGTGAAATGAAATGCAGGATCTTATTCGTAGCGATTTTCGTATTTTTGGCAGCGATCTCAGCAATTGCACAGACTGAGCGAACGCCATTTTCGTCATACAAGGGCGTCTCGATCGGAATTCCAATTGAAAACGCGAGGGCAATTCTCGGCAATCCAAAAGAAAAGGCCGATAAGCAGGATTTTTATTTGTTCTCAGAAAATGAATCGATGCAGGTCTTTTATGAGGACGGCAAAACGGTGACGGCGATCATGATGACGTTTGTCGGCGCGATCGAATTGGCACCGACCGCGAAGGATGTTTTTGGTGAAGAGGTTGCCGCAAGCGAGGATGGATCGTTCTTTAAGATGATGAGATATCCAAAGGCCGGATTCTGGATCTCTTACAGTCACGCTGCAACCGCGGACAAGATGATCAATATCGCGATGCAGAAAATCAACTAATAGCCGCGGTTGGAATACTAACCTGGTTATTTGTCTGATAAACTTAGATTTATTAGAATTCTGTCGGCGCTCGTATATAGAAACGTAAATTTTCTTTACTTTTAAAACTAAATGACCAAGATCGGTATTCCGAAAGAGATACATCCGGGCGAAAAACGCGTCGCGGCCACGCCGCAGACCATCATTCGCCTTAAAAACTGGGTTTCGAAGTTCAGGTCGAGTCGCACGCCGGACACGGCATCAACTGCATCGACGGTGAATATCGCGAGGCGGGTGCCGAGATCGTCGAGACGGCAAAAGAGCTTTGGGCGACATCAGACGTTATTCTAAAGGTACGTCCGCCTGAGCAGAATACCGAGCTCGGTGTTCACGAAGCCGACCTGATGAAAGAGGGCGGCTGGCTGATCGGCTTTATGTGGCCGGCCCAGAACCGCGAGATCCTCGACAAACTCGCAGCCCGCAAAGCGACCGTTTTCGGCATGGACTGTGTTCCGCGTATCACGCGTGCCCAGAAGATGGACACACTCTCGGCGATGGCAAATATCGCCGGATACCGTGCGATCATCGAGGCGGCAAATAATTTCCCGAGATTTTTCGGCGGACAGATCACCGCCGCCGGGCGTATCGATCCGGCGAAGGTGATGGTCATCGGGGCCGGTGTCGCCGGGCTTTCTTCGATCGGTGCGGCAAGAGCTCTGGGGGCGATCGTACGGGCGTTCGACCCGCGAAGCGCAACCAAAGATCAGGTCGCTTCGATGGGAGCCGAGTTTCTCGAAGTAAATATCGAAGAAGAAGGCGAAGGCAAAGGCGGCTATGCAAAGGTCATGTCCGACGCTTTTCTCAAAGCCGAAATGGCGCTGTTCGCCCAACAGGCGATGCAGGTCGATATCATTGTCACTACTGCTCTTATTCCCGGCAAACCCGCTCCAAAACTGATCACACAAGGTATGGTCGAATCGATGAAACCAGGCTCGGTCATCGTCGATCTCGCCGCCGAACAAGGCGGCAACTGTGTCCTGACCGATCCCGGCAAGGTCGTCCATCATAAGGGCGTCACGATCATCGGCTACACAGATCTGCCCTCGCGGATGGCGAGCATGTCGAGCCAGCTTTACGGTTCGACGATCGTTGCGCTTATCGATGAATTGAACGGCGAGGAAGGATTGCACGTCGATCTCGAAGACGAGGTCGTCCGCGGTGCGATCGTCTTGCACAACGGCAAGATGATGTGGCCCGCTCCGGCTCCGCCGACACCGGCGGCACCGCCCGAGCCCGGCGTCCCGACCAAGAGTTCAGCCAGCGTCGCGGTAAAGGCCGCAAACAGTCACGGCCACGGCGGTGAGAGCAAAGGCATCAACCCTTGGGTACTCGCGGTCGCGGGCGTGGTTTTATTCGGCATTGGAGCGTTGGTCCCGTCGGAGGTCAAGAACGCCGGCGGCGATACGCTTAGCCATTTGACGGTGTTTATTCTCGCATGTTTTGTTGGATTTCAGGTCGTCTGGAGCGTCAAACCGGCCCTCCATACCCCGCTTATGAGCGTCACCAATGCCATCAGCGGCATCATCCTCGTCGGCGGCATGCTCCAACTGGTCGGCACCGACCTCAGCGTCACCACCATCCTTGGGGCCATCGCAGTTTTGGTTGCCGCGATCAATATCGCCGGCGGATTTTTGGTGACCAATAGGATGTTGGCGATGTTTCGGAAGTAGTTAGAGTTTTATGAACCCGATTAGATTTCCCTTGCTTTGGTTATTGATTTCAATATTCCTGATCGTAACGGCAGTGGTTTATTTCCTTGTCGGCTTTCAATATATCGCTGAAATAACGCGAGATCGGGACGGAGATGGGGTCGAATACTTGGGTAGCGTCGCGGCAGTCGTTATGACTGCAATTGGTTTTTTATCACTTACGACCCTTGGAATTCGGCAACTCGGTCGAAGGCGTTCATAGCCCTGTCGGTCGCGTAGCTTTCCGTGGGAATCGGTCATTGGCACCGTAAGATCATTCATGCAGCAATCACTAATCACTATCGCCTACATCGCCGCGAGCGCGTTGTTTATTTTGAGCCTTGGCGGGTTGTCTCAGCAGACGACCGCGAGGCGTGGGAACCTTTACGGCATTTTGGGTATGCTGATCGCTCTGGTCGCGACGGCGGCTGGGATGCAGGTCGGTGGGCTGCCAGTTTTGGCGGCGGCGTTGGTGCCTGGTCTCGTGATCGGTGCTATTTTGGCGGCGCGCGTTCAGATGACGTCGATGCCTGAGCTGGTGGCGATGCTGCACAGCTTCGTCGGCCTCGCTGCGGTTCTGGTCGGTTTTGCTACCTATCTGGGACCGCACAAGCAGATGTCGTCGGGCGAGCACACTCTGCACCTGGTCGAGATCTTCCTCGGCGTGATCATCGGTTCGGTCACGTTTACGGGTTCGGTCATTGCGTTCCTCAAGCTTCGCGGCACCATCGGCGGCAAACCGTTCATGCTGCCCGGACGGCACATTATCAATCTGATCATGCTCCTTGCAACGATCGGTCTCGGTGCGGCTTTCCTGATGTCGCCTGACTCGGCTTCCGGACAATGGCCGCTATTGATCGCGACCATTCTGACCGGTATTCTCGGCGTTCACTTTATCATGGCGATCGGCGGAGCCGATATGCCGGTGGTAGTGTCGATGCTCAACAGTTATTCGGGCTGGGCGGCAGCGGCAGCGGGCTTTATGCTCGGCAACGATCTGCTTATCATTACAGGTGCTCTGGTCGGCTCAAGCGGTGCGATCCTCAGCTACATCATGTGTCAGGGTATGAACCGCTCGTTCGTCAGCGTCATGCTCGGCGGATTTGGAACTGACAGCAGTAGCAGCAGCAGTGCGGCAGCTCCCGCAGGCGAGGTACATTCGATCGAATCTCCCGCAGCGGCCGATCTGCTCTCGAACGCACGCAAGATCATCATCATCCCCGGCTACGGACTCGCCGTCGCACAGGCTCAGCACTCGCTCGCTGAGGTCGTCAAGATCCTCAAAGCCAAGAACGTCGAGGTCAAATTCGCCATTCACCCCGTCGCCGGACGCCTGCCCGGCCACATGAACGTCCTGCTCGCCGAGGCGAATATTCCGTACGACATCGTCTTCGAAATGGACGAGGTCAACGACGAATTCAGCTCGACGGACGTCGCCTGGGTCATCGGCGCCAACGACATCGTCAACCCCTCCGCCATGGACGACCCCGGCTCGCCCATCGCCGGCATGCCCGTCCTCCACTGCTGGGAAGCCCGCGACACGATCGTCATGAAACGCGGCATGGCCAGCGGCTACGCCGGCGTCGACAACCCCCTGTTCTACAAAGAAAACACGCTTATGCTCTTCGGCGATACGAAGAAGGTCGTGGATGAGATATTGACGGTGATGCGGAGTTAAACTCTTAAAGCTCCCCTCCCTACGAAGGAGGGGTGGCCGCCGCTTTGGGCGGACGGGGTGGTTTTTAGATTAACAAAAAAAGAAGATGAGCGAACGACAAAGGCGTAAAACCGACATTCACTCACTGCCGCTCCTCCGTGAATTCCGCAAGGACCTTCGCAAGAATCTTACTCCCGCCGAAGCCACATTCTGGAGAATAGTAAAAGGCTCAAAGTTCGAAGGCCGCAAATTCGTTCGCCAGCATTCGGTTGGCAATTACATCCTCGACTTCTACTGCCCCTCCGAAAAACTCGCAGTCGAACTTGACGGTTCTCTTCACTTCAGCAGCAAAGGTGCCGCCGAGGACCGAGAAAGGACTGCTTTCCTCGAATCAAAAGGCATCCGTGTTCTAAGATTTGAGAATCGCGAGGTTTTTGATGAAAGCGAGTGGATGCTGGATAAGATCCGTGCAAGCTTCCGTTTCGGCCCACCGACTTCGCCGACCGCTCACGCACCGAACGCGTCTGTTCGTAACGTAAAAATCAGTGGTTCCTAGCTCCCCTCCTTACCAAGGAGGGGAGCTTTTGTCTCATGCCCTTGCATCGGTGACAATGTTGCCAAGCTCTAAGAGCAAAATGTGTATTAACTCGTCGTCGATGGCATATTACGCCTTCTATTTTCTTTTTTAGCGATGTAACGTCGGAAATATATCGTTTATTTCCCAAATAAGACATTTATCTGGTGACTTTGGTCTTTTATTTCGTAATTAAAAGACCTATATCGAGAATTAAAAGAGCAATCGCTAAAATTAAACGAGCAATATCGGAAATTAAACGATGTAGATGTCGATTTACATCGTGTTGACGTGTGGTTTGCTCGCGTGTATTATGTTCGGGAAAACGCGGTAAGGGGCGTGTTTCATTGGTTATTAACAAAACATTAGGGAGATATTGAGATGGCAAATGTAAATGTTAAGAGAGTCAAGGAACAATGCAACGTAATGAACGACGCTTGGTTCGAAGGTGCGAAAGATGTCGAGTTTAACGGCACGACACAGTCGCAATTCGACGCGGACATCGTCGCAGCCGCCGCTGCCGACGCTGCGATCGACGATCTCGAAGCGCAGCTCAAGCTGCAACGCGAAGCCCGCGACGATATGTACGCCGCTCTCGACGAAAAACGCTCAAAAGTCGGCCAAGGCGTCGCCGGCAATCCCGACTTCGGCAACGACAGCCCGCTCTACGGCGCAATGGGCTTCGTCCGCAAATCCGAACGCAAATCCGGCCTCACCAAGAAAAAGAAAACGCCTTAGTTTTTCGCTATCTAACAAAAACGTCGTTAATAATACCGAAATTGGTGTATTATCAACGACATTCATTCAGACATGCCTAGATATCGACAAATTGAAATAGAGTCGAGCAGCAGTCCACCGGAGCCAGAAGAAATCTCTAAGGTGGAATCACTGCTCGGAACTTCATTGCCGAGTGACTTTTTGGAGTTCCTACAAGTTGCCAACGGAGGCTATTATGAGTTCTGCATAAAGATTCCGCCCGAAAACGAAGAAGTTTCCTTCGGTGACGTCTATTTAGTTGGCCGGGACGAGAGCGGTCAATACGGTGCCGGAACAGTTTTGCACGAAATAGATTGTGCTCGACGTTGGGCAAAGACTCCCGATGCTGTACTACCATTCGCGTGATGGCGGAGGTTCAGAAGTCTTCCTTGATTTAACGCCGGAGGGAAAAGGAAGAGTAGTAGCTTTTGTCCACGGTTTGCCGCCTTGGGCTGGGCCTATTCAAGAAGATCGATTCATTGAATTAGCGCCTAGCTTCGTAGAATATATTGACCTTCACGTTAAATGCGAGGGCGAGTTTTACTAGACAGACTTCTACAGCTTGACCAACGCCAGTCTCTCAACAACCTTCCCCTTCTCCAAGTGCTCCTCAACGATCTCGGCGGCGTCTTCGGGCATGACCTGGCCGTACATTGTGCCATCGGGGTAGACCATGACGGCGGTGCCGATGGAGCAGAAGCCGATCGAGCCGCATTCGGTGAGGACGACCTCGCCAAGCGGGTTGCGGCCTTTTGATTCCTTGCCGTTACGCAGGCCTTTCTCGGTCAGGATCCGCGAGAACTCAGCCATCACTTCCTGCCCGCCGACCGCGGAACATGAGGTGCCCGTGCAGACGAATACGTGCCTGCGAAGCGGTGCCTTGAGCATCGGTGCAAGTTTTTCGAGCTGTTCGCGGTCGGTGATGAATTTTTTCATGGTGAACAACTAACAAACTAACAGTTAAAAGTGGATCAGTTAAAAGTTAATAGTTAACAGAATGTAGTTTACTATGCCCAGTTTTTGGTATGCTAATCACTGTTAGCTATTAACTGTTCACTATTCACTGTTAGCTATTCACTATCTTGATGGCAGTCGGCATTATCATCCACATCACGGTCGGCACTGAGAAGCGAACCGAATTTTTTTCGCAGGAAAGGATTCGCGTCGGTTCCGATGAATTGTGCGACCTGCAGATCCACATGCCCGATGCCAAGGGCGGATCGATGTGGTTCGACCTCGATAATGCTGACGGCGTCTATCGGATCATCGATTTTGACGAATCGCTGGGATTGAGCATTAACGAAAGGCCGATGCGGCGGTTCATCGCTATAACTGATGGCGATGTGATCGCGGTCGATAATGCGGATATTGTGTTCTCGTTCTTTTCGCTTGAGACCAAATCATCGCTGATCACCACCAATCGCGAACAGCCTCACATCGCTCAGTTCATTGAGGAAGCTGCCCTCGAATCTGCAAGCTCGGCAAAACGTGACGACGCCAAGGCGTTTCTTCGGGAATTCACGCGTGAACTTGCACGTGAGATCTCTCTTACGACCAAGCTCATCACGCTCGTGATCGTTCTCGGGTTTATCACCGGGATCTTCTATATCGGATACGCGGTGAACAAGGAACTTCGCGAGAGCCGCAAGCAATCAGAACAGCAGAGCGAGATCATCGCCAAGCTCGAAGACAAACTCGGCAAGACGAACGACCAGATCAGCGAGCTCGACAAAACGAACAAGGACATGATGAAGACCGTATCGCTCGCACCAAATCTTCGGGTCGAATACGGCAGCGGCGTTTGTCTGATCGTAGGCGTTTACGATCTGGTCGACAAAAAGAGCGGCAAGGTCCTGCGTTATGCCGATCCGCAGGCATATCGGCCGAGCCCATATGAACCGACACAATCAGAAGACCCGAGCGGCCCGCCGCCGCAGCCGCAGATCGGACTGACGACCGAGGGCAACGGTTCGACCGTCGAATACGATTTTATCGGCACCGGATTTCACGTTGGCGGCGGCTATATAGTCACCAACCGCCACGTAGTTCAGCCGTGGGAAGAGGACGATCTTGTCAAGCAAATGATGTCGGTCGCGAACGGCCGAGCCCGTGTCAAACGGCTTGTCATTTACTTTCCAAACGTCGCGACACCTTTTCCGCTGAAGATAAAGCAGTTGGGCACTCGAGACGATCTCGGCGTCGGAACCGTTGACGCAGCGACACTGCCGGCCGAGATACCGGTGCTTCCGCTCGATTTTGATACCGATTCGGCGGCGATCGGCAAGACCGTGGTCACCATGGGATATCCGAGCGGTCCCGACCGTCTGCTCGCAATGGTCGATGACGACGAAGCTAAATCGATCAATCAGCGATTCGGCAATTCGCGTCAGAATCTGATCAATTTCCTCGCCCAATCTCAAAAGATCGTCCCGCTGACCACGCAGGGGGCCATAACCGATCTTGATGCAAAGCGAATCGTCCATGACGCCAAGACCGCCGAGGGCGGCTCAGGCGCTCCGCTATTCGGTCAAGCAGGTAAGGTGATCGGTGTTAATTTTGGGGTGTTTACTGAGAATACTGCCGCAAATATGGCCGTGCCGGTGCGGTTTGCCATCGAACTTCTGAGAAAGGCAGGATGGAAAACGCCTGAAGAATTACAAAAAGAAGCTGAAACGCAGCTTCAGGTTGCGACCACGGGTTCCTCGAATTCAAATACAGCCGCCGCAAAGCCCCAATAGAAAGTTAATCACCGGCCTTGGTAAACTCTTTACGGTCCTGCTCGCCAAGCTCTGCGATCTTCGACATAAGATGGTCGGCAATTTCCTTATGCGTTCGGATCGCATCGCGTTTTGAATAGAACTCCGTTAGGTCTATCTTCTCGCCAAACCAGATGCGGACTTTGGGGCCGCCCGTCCAGTTACCAAGTATTTGCTTCGGAAGGTCGTTGCCGAGTCCGGCGATGAACACCGGAACGACCTGCGGATGGGCAGAGTATATGACCTTCCCGATCCCCGGCTGCGCCGACAGCAGGTCGTACGTACCGCCTTCGAGGTTACGCTTTCCTTCGGGATGAAAACCGATAATATGGCCTTGTCCTTCGGTGCAGAGCTGCACGAGACGACGCATCGAATATTTATCGAACTCACGCTTCTTCGCTTCGCCTGCCTCGCGAAAGAACGGCGGATACATCGAAAACCAGCCCATCACCAGATTGACGAACCAACCGAACGGATTATCGTAAAAGAACTTCGCACGCACCGGAAAAAACAACGTTACCGGCCGCTTCGTTCGGCGAAATATAACGCTCGAGACCGTGTACATATCAAAGAACGAACGGTGATTTGCTACCAGTACCAGCGGTGTATCTACATCAGCGTTCTCGACATTTTCAATGCCGAAAACATTCATCAGGTTGTAAGTTGCCAAATAGATCCAGAGCGAACCGATATGCCGCTGAAAAAACGTCATTAGCCGCTTCCAACCGCCCAAATTCATCCGATGCGTAAGCCAAAATCCGGCCCGCTCGACCGGCGAGATGACCGATATTTCCTCTGCCGTTGGCAGCAATACCAGTTCCGTATTTTGCTTTGTTGTGATCTCGGTCGTTTCAGTCATGCTAAGCCGCCAATGCAAACCGTAATTTTAACATTTTTCACTATCTCGAAAAGGCTGAGCTGCCGCATTTTTTGTGGACAGCTCGGAATTAATTTTGTATCATTGCGCGTTCAAGATTATTTGCATTTACAACGAAGTAAGATCCCCTCTCTACGGCTGAAAACAGTCGTCCGGCTTAGGGCGGAATTTTAGATCGGCCACCGTCATTAATTGTTCGCAAAAAGGAGATAGTTTTATGTTCGCGAAAAA
The sequence above is a segment of the Acidobacteriota bacterium genome. Coding sequences within it:
- a CDS encoding endonuclease domain-containing protein; this translates as MSERQRRKTDIHSLPLLREFRKDLRKNLTPAEATFWRIVKGSKFEGRKFVRQHSVGNYILDFYCPSEKLAVELDGSLHFSSKGAAEDRERTAFLESKGIRVLRFENREVFDESEWMLDKIRASFRFGPPTSPTAHAPNASVRNVKISGS
- a CDS encoding methyltransferase domain-containing protein: MTHTARSLDINEDKMHAFLGKVVGDFGASLSTVLGYIGQKLGLYEALADSDGMTPAELAEKTGTTERYVREWLVNQAAGEYVYYDPATGKFSMLPEQAVALTDEDSPFYVGGGFYVIKAMANAQPRIEDAFVNGGGMLWREHDSDLFVGTEKFFRPGYTAHLVNEWIPAMTGIKEKLEAGAKVADVGCGHGASTIIMAKAFPNSQFYGYDNHEASIATAKKKAEAAGLSDRVHFSVASASDFPSNGYDLICFFDCLHDMGDPHGAAKHACETLAPRGSCMIVEPMAGNTVEENFNIIGRTFSGASTLCCTANSLALGGPALGAVAPEDALKEVVMSGGFAEFRRASETPFNRIYEARL
- a CDS encoding TVP38/TMEM64 family protein, with the translated sequence MEKKTAAAKLSSAVRYICLAIWLGAMIAGVGSYLLYPHWFTADNIAEFLRRFEGEIWLIYLAMSALRGFSLLPSTPLVIAGTLLFPDQPLAVLAVSIGGILLSSTMIYYFSEFLGFHEYFEDHNPELTHKLKAKLEHPLGFLFVASWAFFPFVPTDLVCYLAGTTKMNYWKFITAIFAGELILCSCYVFFGSSLLKFVR
- a CDS encoding Rieske (2Fe-2S) protein; its protein translation is MECGNRREFLVKSALAATGIVLSLSGTGSAFGIPFEDITVPIDDKSRLNKIGGSVVVDSTAGKLIILRTGEAAFAAFSAKCTHKGGIVEFDQASKQFVCPKHGSRFNSTTGSVTEGPAESPIASFAAAGTSASVTVTVGS
- a CDS encoding NAD(P)(+) transhydrogenase (Re/Si-specific) subunit beta produces the protein MQQSLITIAYIAASALFILSLGGLSQQTTARRGNLYGILGMLIALVATAAGMQVGGLPVLAAALVPGLVIGAILAARVQMTSMPELVAMLHSFVGLAAVLVGFATYLGPHKQMSSGEHTLHLVEIFLGVIIGSVTFTGSVIAFLKLRGTIGGKPFMLPGRHIINLIMLLATIGLGAAFLMSPDSASGQWPLLIATILTGILGVHFIMAIGGADMPVVVSMLNSYSGWAAAAAGFMLGNDLLIITGALVGSSGAILSYIMCQGMNRSFVSVMLGGFGTDSSSSSSAAAPAGEVHSIESPAAADLLSNARKIIIIPGYGLAVAQAQHSLAEVVKILKAKNVEVKFAIHPVAGRLPGHMNVLLAEANIPYDIVFEMDEVNDEFSSTDVAWVIGANDIVNPSAMDDPGSPIAGMPVLHCWEARDTIVMKRGMASGYAGVDNPLFYKENTLMLFGDTKKVVDEILTVMRS
- the gcvPB gene encoding aminomethyl-transferring glycine dehydrogenase subunit GcvPB; this encodes MSIKKVTQHPTQNEGLIFERSQTGRVGYRLPKLDVPESANILPAELRRTDDLDGVPEVSEVDVVRHFTRISTWNYSIDLGMYPLGSCTMKYNSRLNEKVARINGFAGLHPLAPEEETQGALELIYRLQEDLCEITGLAGISLQPAAGAQGEMTGVMLIRAFLDQRYGEGSKDRRVMLIPDSAHGTNPASAALSGFTVKTIRSTAEGLTDMDHLRELCNEGGVAGLMLTNPNTVGIFERNIREICDTIHAAGGLVYMDGANMNALVGIARPGDMGVDVIHLNLHKTFSTPHGGGGPGCGPCLCTADLKPFLPTPRIEKDGDRYHLNYDHPNSIGRVKAFYGNFGMMVRALAYIYTHGFDGLKEATETAVLNARYVSHKLRDTYDAPFESDCMHEAIFSHKNQAKKGVVTLDIAKRLIDYGFHPMTVYFPLVVEGAMLIEPTESVGRADLDAFIEAMIDIDAEAGENPQLVIDAPHSTRIGRLDEASAARKPVLRWRDNLDSAAKAA